A stretch of the Aegilops tauschii subsp. strangulata cultivar AL8/78 chromosome 4, Aet v6.0, whole genome shotgun sequence genome encodes the following:
- the LOC109778188 gene encoding uncharacterized protein, with the protein MHSVTLLRTKSQIITTDMHPPTSHQLQMPTAPTPRLRPKRATAPLDAAARARLAALPRSDDSSGSEHQAAALSSLVNDYLLETDTTVPSATLAVEGSSDLDDEPNGHTSSTAAADILAEIKDNLDPTGSSADELRRRLVFAVADAMRGLDDLRPNQSAFPRAVMSRLRERGHDAGLCKVRWDKSSGVTAGSYEYIDVIAGGGETRYIVDVGFAAEFEVALSTEEYEAVRTALPEVLIARPEHLRQVVKLAASAARRSLKSSGLSVPPWRKRRFMMTKWLGPYKRTVNSIPASAGTALGGSGVVPVCRTIVGFAPQTTVGTSSGFWG; encoded by the coding sequence ATGCACAGCGTTACATTGCTTAGAACGAAATCGCAGATCATTACCACTGACATGCATCCACCCACCTCTCACCAACTGCAGATGCCAACGGCGCCGACGCCCCGCCTCAGACCGAAGCGGGCCACGGCGCCCCTCGATGCGGCCGCGAGAGCCCGCCTCGCCGCTCTCCCCAGAAGCGACGACAGCAGCGGCAGCGAGCACCAGGCGGCCGCACTCTCCAGCCTCGTCAACGATTACCTCCTCGAGACGGACACGACAGTCCCGTCGGCCACCCTCGCGGTGGAAGGCTCCTCTGATCTGGATGACGAGCCTAACGGCCACACCAGCTCAACGGCGGCGGCCGACATACTTGCGGAGATCAAGGACAATCTTGACCCGACCGGTAGCAGTGCTGACGAGCTACGCCGCCGGCTCGTCTTTGCCGTGGCGGATGCCATGCGCGGGTTGGATGATCTGCGGCCGAACCAGTCGGCTTTCCCGCGCGCCGTGATGTCCCGCCTGCGCGAGCGTGGCCACGACGCCGGCCTGTGCAAGGTGCGTTGGGACAAGTCGAGTGGCGTGACCGCCGGGAGCTACGAATACATCGACGTCATCGCTGGCGGGGGTGAAACAAGGTACATCGTGGATGTCGGCTTCGCGGCGGAGTTTGAGGTCGCACTGTCGACCGAGGAGTACGAGGCAGTTCGGACGGCACTACCGGAAGTGCTGATCGCGCGCCCGGAGCACCTCAGGCAGGTTGTGAAGCTTGCAGCGTCCGCAGCACGGCGCTCGCTCAAGAGCAGCGGCCTCAGTGTGCCGCCCTGGAGGAAGAGGCGGTTCATGATGACCAAATGGCTAGGGCCCTACAAGCGGACGGTTAACTCTATTCCGGCATCAGCGGGTACGGCATTAGGCGGCAGTGGCGTGGTGCCCGTCTGCCGGACCATAGTTGGCTTCGCCCCTCAGACTACCGTGGGGACGTCGTCAGGCTTTTGGGGGTGA